The Spirulina subsalsa PCC 9445 region TAGGGGGCTATCTCTTAGGTGGTCGGAATAAGGCGGAATTAATTAGTATTTATCCCGAGGAAGATTTAGGGGTGATTTTACGTTCAAGTTTGTCTTTATATTAGGCACATAGGGGATGCGCTACTGGCAGGTTTTAAAGTTGTTTTGGAGTACGGCGATCGCCGCAGAGCTAGAATATCGGCTCAATTTTGCGATCGCCGCTCTCACCAGTTCCATTAATCTTTCTGGTAGCCTGTTTGGGCTATTTTTGTTTTATCGTACAGGTTACGAGTTCTCCGGTTGGACGTGGGAAGAAGCCTTGATTGTGTTGGGGATATTTACCTTTCTTCAAGGTTGTGCCGCTACCTTTTTAAGCCCCAATCTCAACCGCATTGTGGAACAAGTTCAAGAAGGAACCCTCGATTTTGTCCTACTTAAACCCATTAGTAGTCAGTTTTGGCTCTCGACGCGCAAGGTTTCCCCTTGGGGATTCCCCGATCTCTGCTTTGGTCTAATCTTAATTCTCTACGCTGGCACTCGCCTGAATCTAGACCCGCTCAATTATCTCATCGCCCTCTTTCCCCTAACCTTAGGCCTGATCATTCTCTATAGTCTCTGGTTTATCTTAGGGGCTACTAGCATCTGGTTTGTCAAGATTTATAACGTTACCGAAGTCTTGCGCGGCCTATTGGAAGCGGGGCGTTTTCCTTTAGTCGCCTATCCCAGTTTGTTTCGGGTTTTCTTCACTTTTATT contains the following coding sequences:
- a CDS encoding ABC transporter permease, whose product is MRYWQVLKLFWSTAIAAELEYRLNFAIAALTSSINLSGSLFGLFLFYRTGYEFSGWTWEEALIVLGIFTFLQGCAATFLSPNLNRIVEQVQEGTLDFVLLKPISSQFWLSTRKVSPWGFPDLCFGLILILYAGTRLNLDPLNYLIALFPLTLGLIILYSLWFILGATSIWFVKIYNVTEVLRGLLEAGRFPLVAYPSLFRVFFTFIVPVAFLTTVPAQTLLGRSSGVWLLGSAILAIALFYCSQIFWQFALRFYTSASS